Genomic DNA from Klebsiella variicola:
GCGCTTCGACAGCAGCCATCAGCAGCTCCGCCGCCAGCTGGAGCAAGGGCTGATCGGCCGGGTCGAGCTGGTGCAGATGGTCTGCCGCGCCTCCACCATGCCGCCGCTCGACTATCTGCGCAGCTCCGGCGGCCAGATGCGCGATCAGGCGATCCACTTCTTCGATCTCCTGCGCTTTCTCACTGGCGATGAAGTGCGTACCGTGGCGGCGATGGGCGCGGCGCTGGCCCTGCCGGACATTGCCGAATTTGGCGATGTCGACACCTCCATCCTGATGATGCAGATGCGCGGCGGCGCGCTGGCGCAGCTGGACAACACCCGCCGCACCGGCCACGGGTATGATGAACGGATCACGCTGCTGGGCGCCGAAGGCGCGCTGGAGTCCGGTAGCCAGTCGCCGGCGGGCCCTACCCTGTGGCGCGGCAATCAGCGCATTGAGCCGGGCCTGTGGCCGGACTGGTTCAGCCGGGTACAGGGATCTTATTACCAGCATCTTGACGCCTTTATTCGCGCCCTGAATGGTGAAACCGTGGCCGATCTGCCCGGCCTGCTGGACGGCCTGCAGGCGCAGGCCATTGCCGAAGCGGCGGTTCAGTCCCTGCAGCATGGTCAGTTTATCGCCGTCGACGACTGTCGCTGAGTGGTTGCGTGGCAACCGCCATCAGGCGCTGTACCAGCCTTTATGCCGGGCGGCGGCGATGCCTTGCCCGGCCTACATAACACAGGCATTAATCCACTTTAATATCAAACGGTTGCAGTAAAATCGTAGGCCCGCGCAAGCGCAGCGCCGCCGGGCAACAGACATCCGGCATCGTACGCGTCCTGGTGCCGGGCAATGGCAGACACGCTCGCGCTATCTGCAAACCAAAGCCCGGCCGGCTCCTTAGCGTTCTTCGTTAAACACCGCGCCCACCTGGCGCCGCACCTCATCCATCACCTGCAGATTCTGCAGCACCCGACTGAGCGGCCGCAGCGGCGAGTCCCGCAGCCCCTGCCCGATGCACCAGGCAAAATGCTCCGCCTGCCAGAACAGCTGGTCGTAGCGATTGCGCGGCTCTTCCCAGCGCAGCACCTGCCCGCCCTGGCTGGCGGCGAGCGTAAAGCCGCCGGGGGCGTAAAACTGACCGTCGATCGTCAGGGTCGCCTGGCGTCCGGCCACCACCGCCCCGCCCGGCGTGTTGCTGAACAACGTCGTGTTTAACAACCCCTGCATCCCGTTCTGCCAGCTAAACAGCATCGACGTCTGACCGTTAAGCCCCTCCGCCGTGGCGCTGCCGCGGGCGACAATCTCCTGCGGCATGCCGCCCACCATCAGCGCAAACGAGGTCAAATAGCTGCCGAGGTCCATCATCGGCCCGCCGGCAAGGTCGGCATTGAAGATGCGGTGGTCGGGGGTGAAATACTCGCCGTGATCGGCCAGCAGGGTATGCAGGTCGCCGAGCGCCCCATCCTCCAGCAGCTGGCGGATCACATCATATTTCGGCGCGTAATCGCACCACATTGCCTCCAGCGCCAGCTTCCCCTGGCGGGCGGCTTCGGCCTGCAGCTCACGCCCTTCGCCGAGGTTGAGCGCGAAGGGCTTCTCAATCAGCACGTGTTTACCCGCCTTCAGCGCCTGCATGCCGTCGGGAAAGTGATGGTTGTGCGGCGTCGCAATGTACACCGCATCAATATCCGGGCGTGCCAGCATCTCCTCCACCTGGCCGTAAGCCTGGGGGATCCCCCATTCCGCGGCCACCCGCTCGGCCTTCGCCTGGCTGCGGGAGGCCACCGCCACCACCTGCTGCCGGCTGTAGGTTTTCAATGCATGAACAAAGCGCTCGGCGATCCAGCCGGGACCGATAATGCCCCAGCGCAGGGAGGGAATGCTCTGCGCCGCCGGGCGGCGCGGGGTCGGTAAGTGTGAGGGAAACATAGCGGCTCCTTAGTCTTTAACCACGTTCACCCAGCGACGGCTGGCCATCGAGGCTTCAATCGCCGACAGCACGCGCTGATTCTGCAAACCAAATTCGAAGTTGGGATAGCAGTCGCCCTCCCCGCAAATCCCCTGCACCAGGTCATGCACTTCGATCACCTTGACGTCAAAATAGCCCAGCCCACCGCCGCCAAAATCGAAGCCGAAGAAGCCGGCATAGGCCGGGATCTGGCTCCCGGCATACAGCGTCTTAAAGCCGCGGTCGTGTTTATCATCGTTGAAGCGATATACCTGCAGTTCGTTAAAGCGCTCCCCGTCCATATACAGCGTGCCTTCGGTGCCGGAGACCTCCCAGAACACGCCGAAGATCCGCCCGGCGGCGATGCGCGAGGCCTCAATCACTCCCGCCGCGCCGCTGTCGAAATTGACCAGGCACTGAACCTGATCGTCATTTTCTACTTCCCGCCACTCGGCATCGGCCGCGACCCGGCTGGCATACCCGGCATCGCGCTGCGGCACCGGACGCTGGCGCAGGCAGGTTTGCGCGCTGGCGGTCACTTCGCGGATCCCGCCCAGCAAAAACTGGGCGACCGACAGGGTATGGGCGCCAAGGTCGCCAAGCGCCCCGCTGCCGCCGAGGGTTTTCGAGCAGCGCCAGGACCAGGGCAGGTTAGGGTCGTTATAAAACCCCTGATCAAAGGTGCCGCGAAAGCGCACCGGTTCGCCAATATCGCCCCGGGCGATAATCTGCTTTGCCAGCAGTGCCGCCGGCGTTTTGATGTTGTTAAAGGCCACCATGGTCTTCACCCCCGCGCGCCGTGCCGCCTGCGCCATCTCCTGCGCCTGCTGCTCGTTGACCGCCAGCGGCTTCTCGCAATAGACATGTTTACCCGCCGCGATCGCCGCCATCGCCATTGTGTAGTGCAGATGGTTCGGCGAGGTGATATCCACCACATCAACCTGCGGATCGTTTACCAGCTCGCGCCAGTCGCCGTAGGCCTTTTCCGCCCCCAGTTTCGCCGCATGGCGTTCAGCCAGCGCCTGATCCTGATCCGCCAGCGCGTAGAGATGCGGGCGCTTCGGCAGATCGGGATAGAACATGGCCGCGCGACGGTACGCGTCAGCGTGTGCCTGACCCATAAAACCCGAGCCGATAAGACCGATATTTAACCGCGCGCTCATGCTGCGTGCTCCTCTGACGGTGAAGGGGAAGATAAATGGTGCGCCAGCCAGGCATAGGCGCGGCGGGCGGTGGCCAGCGGCGGCGCCATCGCCGGGTCCTGCTCGGCTTCGATAATCAGCCAGCCGCGGTAGTCACTGCGCCGGACGAAGTCGAGGATCGGCGCATAGTCGATGCAGCCGTCGCCGGGGATGGTAAACAGCCCGGCGCGCACCGCCTCGTTAAAGCTCAGGTTTTCACGATACAGACGCCCCAGCACCTGCGGACGGACGTCTTTCAGATGCAGATGGCGGATACGGTGGCCATATTTTTGCAGCACGCGCGGGATCTCGACCCCGGCGACAAAGGCGTGTCCGGTATCAAACGCCAGCCCGACGTTGTCATGGGTATGGGACAGAAACCGCTCCAGCTCGTCATCGTGCTCCACCAGCATCATCAGATGATGGTGATAGGCCAGCTGGAGGCCATAGTCGCGCAGCAGCAGGTCGGCAAAGGTATTTAGCTTGTGGCAATACGCCGCCAGGCTGACACGGCTTAACGGCGGCGAGAGTGAAATAGGCTCATCAAGCGGGGTTTCACCCGGCAGTTGCCCGCACTCGCCGTAAACCATCACCCTCGCGCCGAGCTGCCGGAGGAGTTGCGCGTGCTCCCGCACCGCCTCCAGCTCCGCTTCCACGCTGCGCTCGGCCAGCAAGCCGCTGTACCAGCCGGACGCCAGGCGCAGGTCAGCCGCCGCCAGCAGCGGGCCCAGCGTCTCTGCCTGGCGGGGAAATTTCCGTCCTAACTCAATGCCCTGATAGCCCGCCTCCCGCGCCTCGCGCAGGCAGGTATCCAGGGGGATATCGCCGCCTAAATCCTCCAGCACATCGTTGGTCCAGCACAGGGGGCTCACGCCCCACTGCAGATGCTCTGTCGCCATCTTGTTCTCCTTTTCACCCTGTGGTCTTGTCTGGCGTCACTATAAGCAGGCGACGACCGACGATGAAAACGGAGAAATGATGGAAATCCATCATTGCGCTGGCGATATATCCGCTATTTCAGGTAACCCTGAAAAATAAATGGAAATAATGCTTGCCGCCGGCTTATTTTGCGGCTAAAAATTACTGGCTTAATAACCCGCTTCAGAGGTTATCCCTTTCATTCGAAATATGATGATAGCAATATGAAAAAAACTCAACACCGCACCGGCGCGGGCTTTAGCCGCGCGCCCAGGCCTGGCCTGCTGTTATTTGCGTAAGTGACAAATAGTCACTTTTAAAACATCAATTACTTAACATTCTCTCTGCAATAATATGACATGCAGCGGGAAGGTACAGTGATAAATAAAATCAGGGTAATGATGTTTTACCAATAAATAACCCATCTCCTTCCTGCTAGTTATTTATCAGGAATGGCTGCGGTTATATTTATTCTGACGCCACCGGGAGAATGCACCAATGTGTATCAACCTTTATGACAATGCACGCCGCTATCGCGATGAGAAACAATAAGATGAATAAGACCTGGCTTTTCACCACCCTCACCCTGGCGCTGGTCGCCGCCGCGCCGGCCCACGCCATTAGCGCGAAATACCGGGAACAGCTTGAACGTTCCGGCTGCACGCAGATGACCGACGGGACCACCTGCGATATTCATAAAACCAAAGCCGAGAATGCCGCCGCCGCGCAGCAGGCCAGCAGCGGCTTCGACCCCTGGGTGGGCACCTGGTATGTTTATACGGAGTATGGCGATAAAATTGATGAGATTACCGTCACCGCTAAAACGGTGAAAACCCATGGTCATCTGGTCGAGGCGGCGAAAGCCAGCCAGGGCAAACTGACTTTCCGGGTGAAAAGCTCAGCCTTTACCCTCAACAACGCCTTTAACGGCAGCTGGACAAACGGCAGCCAGCGCGGCTCCCTGCAAAAAGTGCAGTAATCTCCCCGCCCCTGCCATCCGGCGGGGGCGGAAAGCCGGGTGCGCTAAGGCTTAAAATCCAGTAGCGGATGGTTAAAGATCTGGTAGACCCCTTCGCTGGCAAAGGGCGGGAAGGTCGTGCGCAGTACCGCATCGGTCACTACCGCGCAGAACGCCGGATCGCCCCCCTCCTGCTGCAGTCCGGTCAGTTTTGCACTGCGGTTAAGCGACAGCCGCACGGAGCATATTTTCCCCTGGTAGCGTGCGCTGTTGGGCAATTGAACCATAACCGCCTCTCTGAGCGTGAAGGCGTAGCGCATCAGTTGATCCTGCGTGGCTTTGCCCGGCGGCAGTGTGTGCGTATCCGGGGCCGCGGCCCGCTGCTGCATCTGGCGGATCAGTTCCTCCTGCGTCGGATGCTTCTCCTTCGCCGCCTGGCAGCCGCTCAGCAGGCTAATAGCCGCCGCGGTCATGAGGGCAATACCAAATTTGCTCATAGCGTCTCCTTGCGAAATGGTCACTATTGTCGCGCGTCTGGCCACGGCAAAACATCCCGATAAATAGCGGTTAGCGGTTCATAAAGCAGGGCAAAAGACAGGATGGGGATAATGCAGGGAGGACCTCCCGGCGCAGGCCGGGAGGGAGTGCAACGGATTACTTCTGCGGACGCATGGCCGGGAAGAGGATCACGTCGCGGATGGTATGGCTGTTGGTAAACAGCATCACCATGCGGTCGATACCGATACCCAGACCCGCGGTCGGCGGTAAACCATACTCCAGGGCGGTGACGTAGTCTTCGTCATAGAACATCGCTTCGTCATCGCCCGCCGCTTTGGCGTTCACCTGATCCTGGAAGCGCTGCGCCTGATCTTCGGCATCGTTCAGCTCACTGAAACCGTTACCGATTTCGCGGCCGCCAATGAAGAATTCAAAGCGGTCAGTGATTTCCGGGTTGACGTCGTTACGGCGCGCCAGCGGGGAAACTTCCGCCGGGTATTCGGTGATGAAGGTTGGCTGAATCAGATGCGCTTCCGCCACTTCGTCAAAGATTTCGGTGACGATACGTCCCAGACCCCAGCTTTTCTCTACCTGAATACCGAGAGATTCCGCCAGCGCTTTCGCCGCGTCGAAGTTATCCAGATCCGCCATGTTGGTTTCCGGACGGTGTTTCTTGATTGCTTCGCGCATGGTCAGTTTTTCAAACGGCTTACCGAAATCAAACACCTGGTCGCCATATGGCACTTCGGTTTTGCCCAGCACCGTCTGCGCCAGGGTGCGGAACAACGACTCGGTCAGTTCGATCAGGTCTTTGTAGTCCGCATACGCCATATACAGTTCCATCATGGTGAACTCTGGGTTATGGCGTACCGAGATCCCTTCATTACGGAAGTTGCGGTTGATTTCAAACACGCGTTCAAAACCGCCGACCACCAGACGTTTCAGATACAGTTCCGGCGCGATGCGCAGGTACATATCCAGATCCAGCGCGTTGTGATGGGTGATGAACGGACGGGCGGACGCCCCGCCAGGGATCACCTGCATCATCGGGGTTTCGACTTCCATAAAGCCGCGAGCCACCATGAACTGGCGCATGGTCGCGAGGATCTGCGAGCGGATACGGAACGTATGACGTGACTCTTCGTTGGCGATCAGATCCAGATAGCGCTGGCGATAGCGGACTTCCTGATCCTGCAGGCCGTGGAATTTATCCGGCAGCGGGCGCAGGGCTTTGGTCAGCAGACGCAGCTCGGTGCAGTGAATAGAGAGTTCGCCGGTTTGCGTTTTGAACAGCTTGCCGCGGGCGGCGATGATATCGCCGAGGTCCCATTTTTTAAACTGTTCGTTGTAGACGCCTTCCGGCAGGTCATCGCGCGCCACGTACAGCTGAATGCGGCCGCCGACGTCCTGAAGAGTGACGAAAGAGGCTTTGCCCATCACGCGGCGGGTCATCATCCGGCCAGCCACCGCAACTTCAACGTTCAGGGAAGCGAGTTCATCGTTATCCTTCGCATCGAATTCAGCATGCAATTGGTCAGAGGTATGATCACGACGGAAGTCGTTGGGGAAGGCTACGCCCTGCTCACGCAGTGCAGCCAGTTTTTCGCGACGAGTTTTCAGTTCATTATTAAGGTCAATGGCCTCATCGGCACCTTGTGCTTGTTGTTCAGACATATGGATTCCTCATAACCTTGCTTTCAAACTAGCTTCGATAAATTGAACCAGGTCACCCTTCCGCGCGGCCTGTCTCTGGGAAGACACCAGAGCACAATCTTAACGATCCTGGATTCACTCCAAGCTGATCTCACTCAGCTATGGCTTCAGTAACGGTATTTTTTATCGTTGGCCTCCGCGCATGCCAGAATATCCCCCTCCTGTTCACTAAGCTGTGCAAGGAGCGACTTCGCGCTCCGCTGTTGATGTCATGCCCCCGGTCGCGCCGCGCTTACCGGGGCTACGAATCGCGGCCCGGATAAGGCGTTTACGCCACCAGCCGGGACGAGCGTCAGGCGCCGCCGCCGGTAACTTCACCGGCAGCCGCACGGCGTTTGCCCACACTACAGGCCGCGGCAAAGGCGATAACGACCATCACCGCCACGCAGCCGAGGGTCCATTCGCCCATCTGCGAGAAGAAATGTTGATAGGCAGCAATCGCCGTGTCGCTAATTTGCGATTCGGTGGTTTGCTGCGCCACCACGCCCGCCAGCCAGTTGGCCACCGCGCCAGTGGCCAGCATATAGATCCCGGTCAACACCCCGGTGACGCCGGGCATGTTCAGACGGGTGATTTGCGCCATCGCCACCGGGTCGATAAACAGTTCGGCAAAGCCCATCATCGCCAGCCCGGCGACCATCATGCCCATCGAGGCCTGGCCGTCAGCCGCGCCGTGGCGGGCATTGAGCGCCAGCAGCATAAAGCCGCCGCCCATCAGCAGCAGGCCGAAAGCGAATTTCAGCCAGACGCGCAGCACCGAACGCACGCTGCCTTCCGGGCGCATCAGCCACGCCAGCACCACGCCGGCCGCCATCACCGCCACCGCGTTGACCGACTGGAACAGCGCGGTTGGCACGTCCCAGTTCAGCAGGCGACGATTGACGAAGTGGTCGATAAACAGGCTAATCGAGCTCCCGCCCTGCTGCGCCAGCACCCAGAACAGCGTTCCGGCGAGCATCAGCAGGACGATCTGCCACAGCGCGCGACGATGCTCCGGGGCTTTGATCATGATCCGCGCCACCATCTGGGCGGCGAACAGGCAGACGAGCGCCAGCAGATAGCCGGACCAGTTGTTTTGCAGCAGCAGCGTGAAGAACACCGGCGCCAGGCACAGCATCACCAGCAGCCAGCCCCAGGTCGGCAGCACAAATTTCACTGCCCGCAGCGCCGGTTTATCGACGCCGCGGGTATGCCGGAAATGGCGGCTGCCGCTTAAGAAAATCATCAGGCCGATAAACATGCCGATCCCCGCCAGCGCAAAGCCGATATGCCAGCCGTACCACTGCGCCGCCAGTCCGCAGGCGATGGGCGCGGCGATCGACCCGACGTTGCCGGCGGCGTACAGCAGCGAGAAACCGCCGTCGCGACGCGGGTCGTCGTGAGCGTACAGTTCGCCGAGCAGGCAGCTGATATTGGATTTGAACAGGCCGTAGCCGCAGATGATGATCGCCAGCGCGACATACAGACTCCATGCGGAGGTCGACTCGACGCCCAGCACCACGTGGCCGAGGGTCATTAACAGCGCCCCGGCAATCACCGCCGTGCGGTTGCCGAGCAGGCGGTCGGCAAGCCAGCCGCCGAGAATAGGGGTAACGTAAACTAAAGATGCGTAGGCGCTGAACAGACTGATGGCATGGCTGTCGTCAAAGCCAAGCTGGTGGGTGAGATAAAGGATGAGTAAGGCACGCATGCCGTAAAAGCTGAAGTACTCCCAGATCTGGATCGCAACGATGTAGTAAATCGCGCGCGGCTGTGAGGGTGTTTTCATAGGTTCTCCTTGCAGCGTGAAAAAAGGGAAGTGGCAAGCCACTTCCCTGGTGTGCGTCTATTACTTGTTGTTTTCTTCTTTCAGCACTTTAACGGTGTAACGACCATCCGCCTGACGATAGGCGCCGTGGATATCGGTTTCGAAGCCCGGGTAGTGGGCGCCGATTTCGCACAGCATCTGCAGGAACTCCAGCACCGGGCGGCTTTCTTCGGTGATCATTTCACCCGGCATCACCAGCGGCACTCCCGGAGGATACGGCAGGATCATGTTGGCGTTGACGCGGCCGACCATCTCTTCGAGATAAACCTCTTCAGTCTGACCGTGCAGCTCTTTCTGGAACGCGGCATACGGGGTCATCACCATCGATGGCAGCACTTCAAACGCGCGGAACATCAGGTCCGGCAGGTTGTGATGCTCAATCAGTTTGTGAATGTTCTGCGCCAGGTCCTGAATACGCATGTTTTCATAGAATTCAGGATCTTCACGGTACAGCGACGGCAGCATGTTTTTCACCCGCAGGTTCAGGTCGAACGCGCGTTTGAAGTCGGTCAGCGCACGCAGCAGGCTCAGCGCTTTGGTTTTGTCGATACCGATGCTGAACAGGAACAGCAGGTTGTACGGACCGGTTTTCTCCACCACGATGCCGTGTTCGTCGAGATATTTCGCCACGATGCTCGCCGGAATACCGAAGTCATCCATGGTGCCGTCTTTCTTCATCCCCGGCGTCAGCAGCGTGACTTTGATCGGGTCGAGGTACATGTGCTCGTTATCGATGTTTTTGAAACCGTGCCATGCACTGTCGGAACGCAGCGGCCAGCATTCAGCGCCATCGATATGCTCCGGCTGCCAAACGTCGAAGAACCAGCCGTCAGACTCGCCTTTCAGACGTTTGATCTCTTTACGGAACTTGATGGAACGTTCAATAGAGCCGTCGATCAGACGCTTACCGGCGTTACCCTTCATCATCGCCGCCGCGGTTTCGGTGGACGCCACGATCCCGTAGTGCGGGGAAGTGGTGGTGTGCATCATGTAGGCTTCGTTGAAGGTCTCTTCGTTTACGTCGCCTTTCACGTGGATCATCGACGCCTGGGAGAATGCCGCCAGCAGTTTGTGCGTGGACTGGGTTTCGTAGATCACTTTCCCTTCGACGCGGCCGCCGCTCATCCCGCATTTGCCTTCATAGATCGGCGAGAAGTTGGTGTAAGGGACCCATGCGGAGTCAAAGTGGATGGATTTCACATCCAGGGTTTTCTTGATGAAGTCGGTGTTATACAGCAGACCATCATAGGTTGAGTTGGTGATCACCGCGTGCACCGGCCAGGTCGCATTCGGCGTCTCTTTCACACGCTTGGCGATAGTCGCGTGCTGGAATTCGCTCTGCGGGATACCGCCGAGGATACCGTAGGCGTTACGGGTCGGACGGAAGTAGATCGGCGTAATGTCGCTCATCATCATCAGGTGAGTCAGCGATTTGTGGCAGTTACGGTCAATCAGCACGGTGCTGCCGGCCGGCGCGGAGTACATGCCGACGATTTTGTTAGCAGTAGAGGTACCGTTGGTCACCATGTAGCTGCGTTCAGCGTTAAAGACGCGAGCGATATACTCTTCCGCTTCTTTGTGCGGGCCGCTGTGGTCCAGCAGAGAACCCAGTTCAGAAACCGAAATGGAGATATCGGATTTCATGGTATTCGGGCCAAAGAAATCATAGAAGATGCTGCCTACCGGGCTTTTCTGGAACGCGGTACCGCCCATGTGGCCTGGGGTGCAGAAGGTGTATTTACCTTCACGTACATATTTGAACAGCGCTTTGGTCAGCGGCGGCAGAATGGTATCGATGTATTCATCAGTGTTCTGTTTGATTTTGTTCGCGATATCTTCCGCAGCGCCCAGCGCATATTCGAAGAAGCGAACCTGCATGCGCAGATCGTTCAGGCTAACGTCCAGAGTCGAGTAGGTGTTAGCGAACGCGTACAGCGGCATGTACTCGTTCATTTTGCTGATTTCTTCGCACAGTTCGAGATTGTATTTATCCCAGTCGAAGATCACGCCGCACAGACGAGAGTTGTTTTCGATAAGTTTTAATAAGTCGTCACGGTCGTTCGGGTAGACAATACGGAAGTCCAGGCGTTCGAGAGCACGATGCAGTTCACGGATGGGTTCTTCTTTGAAGTAAACACCCATGTGATTCATGATTGCAATAACGTTCATAGTCAAATCTCCAGATGTAGAAAGCCCCTCCCGTCGCGTGATGACAGGTGATGGAAGGAGCCTCAGGAAAAAGGGTTACTGATTAGTGCGCGTTAGCGGGGCTGTTGTTATCCGTTGCGTTGTTCTGGCGCTGGTGCATTTTGCGACCGTAGAACATCAGGATAATCAGGCTAACGATAAAGGTGCCGGCCAGTTCGAAGGAGCTTGCGCCCATCAGCGCGATGAAGCAGAACACGCAACCCAGTACCGAACAAATCAGGCTAACGAAGTTACGAATGTTGATGCCTTCGAAACGAATCAGGTCAACACAGGAGTAGAAGTAAGGCAGCATGGTCAGCAGTACCGCGATACCGGTCAGTTCGCCGAACAGGTCGGAGGCTTTACCACCGGCGGAGTTCATCAGGGTAATCAGCACCATCAGCGCGGTCATTTTCACCGCCGCCAGCAGCAGGCCTTTTTTCGGGATACCGTTGCTATCGACTTCGCCATACACTTTCGGGAAGTTACCGTCGTTGGCGGCACGTACACCGGCCTGGCCAACCAGCATCATCCACGAGCCCAGAGAAGTCAGGCAAGCGAAGGCAGTGAAAGCGGAAACCATCGGAGCAGCCCAGCCGCCGAGAATGGTAGAGGCGCTAATCGCGAACGGCGCACCGGACGCGGCCATCTGAGAAGCAGGATACATACCGGCGATAACCTGAGTCGCGGCGATATAGACGATACCGGCCATCGCAGTACCCAGCATGGTAGCCAGCGGGACGGTACGTTTCGGGTTTTTTACCATCCCGGTACTCACGGCGGCGGATTCGACGCCAACGAAGGCCCACAGGCAGAGCAGGATACTTTTAATGACCGCGTGGCTATCGGTGGTGCTGGAGGTGTTCCAGTTCGCCTGATAGGTGGCGACATCAAACCAGTGCCAGCCGACAACCGCGGTCATGACCACTGGAATAAGCACCAGTACCAGACCAATAGTGGTCAGACGGCTGACCCAGGTCCCGCCGAGCATATTAACGAAAGTAAAGATCCACACGATGGCAATACAGGCAATACCTGCTGGCACCGGGTTATTTAAAATTGGGAAGAACGTAGAGAGATAAGAAACTGCGGTAATCCCGATGGCCAGGTTACCAATCCAGTTTGCATGATAATAAAGCACACCGGTCTGGAAACCGAATGCGGGAGATATTTCCCCGGCGTAGGCAATTGGACCACCCTGTTGCGGGTTCTTAGTGGCCAGTCGGGCATAAACATAAGCCAGAGACATCGCACCAATAATTGAAATTACCCAGCCCCAAATGGCAATACCACCGATGCTGGCCAGGTTCGCAGGTAATAATGCAATACCGCTCCCCATCATATTACCGGCGACGACACCGGTACAGGCAAATAGCCCGATCTTCTTGGCATAACTCATGGTTGTTTTTCTCCTAAGTTTATTTGGGAGGTACAGATCATGATACAGAACCATTAATTGACCCGACCAACTGCCAACAAGATTACTGATTTGTAC
This window encodes:
- a CDS encoding Gfo/Idh/MocA family protein; this encodes MSARLNIGLIGSGFMGQAHADAYRRAAMFYPDLPKRPHLYALADQDQALAERHAAKLGAEKAYGDWRELVNDPQVDVVDITSPNHLHYTMAMAAIAAGKHVYCEKPLAVNEQQAQEMAQAARRAGVKTMVAFNNIKTPAALLAKQIIARGDIGEPVRFRGTFDQGFYNDPNLPWSWRCSKTLGGSGALGDLGAHTLSVAQFLLGGIREVTASAQTCLRQRPVPQRDAGYASRVAADAEWREVENDDQVQCLVNFDSGAAGVIEASRIAAGRIFGVFWEVSGTEGTLYMDGERFNELQVYRFNDDKHDRGFKTLYAGSQIPAYAGFFGFDFGGGGLGYFDVKVIEVHDLVQGICGEGDCYPNFEFGLQNQRVLSAIEASMASRRWVNVVKD
- the dtpD gene encoding dipeptide permease DtpD; amino-acid sequence: MKTPSQPRAIYYIVAIQIWEYFSFYGMRALLILYLTHQLGFDDSHAISLFSAYASLVYVTPILGGWLADRLLGNRTAVIAGALLMTLGHVVLGVESTSAWSLYVALAIIICGYGLFKSNISCLLGELYAHDDPRRDGGFSLLYAAGNVGSIAAPIACGLAAQWYGWHIGFALAGIGMFIGLMIFLSGSRHFRHTRGVDKPALRAVKFVLPTWGWLLVMLCLAPVFFTLLLQNNWSGYLLALVCLFAAQMVARIMIKAPEHRRALWQIVLLMLAGTLFWVLAQQGGSSISLFIDHFVNRRLLNWDVPTALFQSVNAVAVMAAGVVLAWLMRPEGSVRSVLRVWLKFAFGLLLMGGGFMLLALNARHGAADGQASMGMMVAGLAMMGFAELFIDPVAMAQITRLNMPGVTGVLTGIYMLATGAVANWLAGVVAQQTTESQISDTAIAAYQHFFSQMGEWTLGCVAVMVVIAFAAACSVGKRRAAAGEVTGGGA
- a CDS encoding Gfo/Idh/MocA family protein codes for the protein MFPSHLPTPRRPAAQSIPSLRWGIIGPGWIAERFVHALKTYSRQQVVAVASRSQAKAERVAAEWGIPQAYGQVEEMLARPDIDAVYIATPHNHHFPDGMQALKAGKHVLIEKPFALNLGEGRELQAEAARQGKLALEAMWCDYAPKYDVIRQLLEDGALGDLHTLLADHGEYFTPDHRIFNADLAGGPMMDLGSYLTSFALMVGGMPQEIVARGSATAEGLNGQTSMLFSWQNGMQGLLNTTLFSNTPGGAVVAGRQATLTIDGQFYAPGGFTLAASQGGQVLRWEEPRNRYDQLFWQAEHFAWCIGQGLRDSPLRPLSRVLQNLQVMDEVRRQVGAVFNEER
- the iolE gene encoding myo-inosose-2 dehydratase, with translation MATEHLQWGVSPLCWTNDVLEDLGGDIPLDTCLREAREAGYQGIELGRKFPRQAETLGPLLAAADLRLASGWYSGLLAERSVEAELEAVREHAQLLRQLGARVMVYGECGQLPGETPLDEPISLSPPLSRVSLAAYCHKLNTFADLLLRDYGLQLAYHHHLMMLVEHDDELERFLSHTHDNVGLAFDTGHAFVAGVEIPRVLQKYGHRIRHLHLKDVRPQVLGRLYRENLSFNEAVRAGLFTIPGDGCIDYAPILDFVRRSDYRGWLIIEAEQDPAMAPPLATARRAYAWLAHHLSSPSPSEEHAA
- a CDS encoding cell envelope integrity TolA C-terminal domain-containing protein yields the protein MSKFGIALMTAAAISLLSGCQAAKEKHPTQEELIRQMQQRAAAPDTHTLPPGKATQDQLMRYAFTLREAVMVQLPNSARYQGKICSVRLSLNRSAKLTGLQQEGGDPAFCAVVTDAVLRTTFPPFASEGVYQIFNHPLLDFKP
- a CDS encoding Gfo/Idh/MocA family oxidoreductase, with product MICKRFALVGSGFIGQVHAASLARHEGSALTMVADAAPERAQALAARYGARAVTVSEAIHSDAIDAVLIASSTPSHAELLEAAARAGKAVYCEKPIDLSLARAREVVERVLPLNVPVTVGFNRRFDSSHQQLRRQLEQGLIGRVELVQMVCRASTMPPLDYLRSSGGQMRDQAIHFFDLLRFLTGDEVRTVAAMGAALALPDIAEFGDVDTSILMMQMRGGALAQLDNTRRTGHGYDERITLLGAEGALESGSQSPAGPTLWRGNQRIEPGLWPDWFSRVQGSYYQHLDAFIRALNGETVADLPGLLDGLQAQAIAEAAVQSLQHGQFIAVDDCR
- the lysS gene encoding lysine--tRNA ligase, whose amino-acid sequence is MSEQQAQGADEAIDLNNELKTRREKLAALREQGVAFPNDFRRDHTSDQLHAEFDAKDNDELASLNVEVAVAGRMMTRRVMGKASFVTLQDVGGRIQLYVARDDLPEGVYNEQFKKWDLGDIIAARGKLFKTQTGELSIHCTELRLLTKALRPLPDKFHGLQDQEVRYRQRYLDLIANEESRHTFRIRSQILATMRQFMVARGFMEVETPMMQVIPGGASARPFITHHNALDLDMYLRIAPELYLKRLVVGGFERVFEINRNFRNEGISVRHNPEFTMMELYMAYADYKDLIELTESLFRTLAQTVLGKTEVPYGDQVFDFGKPFEKLTMREAIKKHRPETNMADLDNFDAAKALAESLGIQVEKSWGLGRIVTEIFDEVAEAHLIQPTFITEYPAEVSPLARRNDVNPEITDRFEFFIGGREIGNGFSELNDAEDQAQRFQDQVNAKAAGDDEAMFYDEDYVTALEYGLPPTAGLGIGIDRMVMLFTNSHTIRDVILFPAMRPQK